A region of Procambarus clarkii isolate CNS0578487 chromosome 22, FALCON_Pclarkii_2.0, whole genome shotgun sequence DNA encodes the following proteins:
- the LOC138367393 gene encoding uncharacterized protein, which yields MADMYMADMYMADMYMGDIYMGHMYMGDMYMGDIYMADMYVGDMYMGDIYMGHMYMGDMYMGDIYMADMYMGDMYMGDIYMGDMYMGDMYMGDIYMADMYMGDMYMGNMYMADMYMGDIYMVDIYMGDMYMGDMYMGDIYMADMYMGDIYMVDIYMGDIYMGDMYMGDIYMADMYMGDMYMGDIYMADMYMGDIYMVDIYMGDIYMGDMYMGDIYMGDMYMADMYMGDIYMGDMYMVDIYMGDMYMGDIYMADMYMGDIYMADMYMGDMYMGDMYMGDIYMADMYMGDIYMADMYMGDMYMGDIYMGDIYMVDIYMGDMYMGDIYMGHIYMGHIYMGHIYMGHI from the coding sequence ATGGCTGATATGTATATGGCTGATATGTATATGGCTGATATGTATATGGGTGATATTTATATGGGTCATATGTATATGGGTGATATGTATATGGGTGATATTTATATGGCTGATATGTATGTGGGTGATATGTATATGGGTGATATTTATATGGGTCATATGTATATGGGTGATATGTATATGGGTGATATTTATATGGCTGATATGTATATGGGTGATATGTATATGGGTGATATTTATATGGGTGATATGTATATGGGTGATATGTATATGGGTGATATTTATATGGCTGATATGTATATGGGTGATATGTATATGGGTAATATGTATATGGCTGATATGTATATGGGTGATATTTATATGGTTGATATTTATATGGGTGATATGTATATGGGTGATATGTATATGGGTGATATTTATATGGCTGATATGTATATGGGTGATATTTATATGGTTGATATTTATATGGGTGATATTTATATGGGTGATATGTATATGGGTGATATTTATATGGCTGATATGTATATGGGTGATATGTATATGGGTGATATTTATATGGCTGATATGTATATGGGTGATATTTATATGGTTGATATTTATATGGGTGATATTTATATGGGTGATATGTATATGGGTGATATTTATATGGGTGATATGTATATGGCTGATATGTATATGGGTGATATTTATATGGGTGATATGTATATGGTTGATATTTATATGGGTGATATGTATATGGGTGATATTTATATGGCTGATATGTATATGGGTGATATTTATATGGCTGATATGTATATGGGTGATATGTATATGGGTGATATGTATATGGGTGATATTTATATGGCTGATATGTATATGGGTGATATTTATATGGCTGATATGTATATGGGTGATATGTATATGGGTGATATTTATATGGGTGATATTTATATGGTTGATATTTATATGGGTGATATGTATATGGGTGATATTTATATGGGTCACATTTATATGGGTCACATTTATATGGGTCACATTTATATGGGTCATATTTAA
- the LOC138367394 gene encoding uncharacterized protein, with protein MTKAMSPQEHPSPPRPPPEPTSATARAHLGHRPSPPRPPPEPTSATARAHLGHRPSPPRPPPEPTSATARAHLGPRPSPPRPPPDPTSATARPHLGHRPSPPRPPPEPTSATTWFCGT; from the coding sequence ATGACAAAGGCAATGTCTCCACAGGAACACCCGAGCCCACCTCGGCCACCGCCCGAGCCCACCTCGGCCACCGCCCGAGCCCACCTCGGCCACCGCCCGAGCCCACCTCGGCCACCGCCCGAGCCCACCTCGGCCACCGCCCGAGCCCACCTCGGCCACCGCCCGAGCCCACCTCGGCCACCGCCCGAGCCCACCTCGGCCACCGCCCGAGCCCACCTCGGCCCCCGCCCGAGCCCACCTCGGCCACCGCCCGACCCCACCTCGGCCACCGCCCGACCCCACCTCGGCCACCGCCCGAGCCCACCTCGGCCACCGCCCGAGCCCACCTCGGCCACCACCTGGTTCTGCGGGACATGA